The following are encoded together in the Weissella soli genome:
- a CDS encoding alkaline phosphatase family protein, translating into MAKHAIVISLDSLGFADLRDRLQFLPNLAALVKQGTWVKEVKGVYPSITYPSHTSIITGTYPKTHGIVNATLMQPERISPDWYWYAKDIKVPTVYDLAQAAGLKTAAFLWPVTAGAKINWNIAEIFPNRIWTNQVTTSLKASSPLFLLGMDRKFGHLRQGIEQPALDNFITAAAVDTIIRKKPNLTLIHLVDMDNHRHRYGVRSQQAIDALDRLDKHVGELVAAAKEAGIYADTNFMILGDHYQLNVDKMIHLNMIFADRGWLKSTRNGRVNRHWRVIAKHADGAAYIYVRDSSLVDEVRQAIKPVKGVKTVFEHAEIAEFGADTNATFMVEAADRYFFTDETDRPNVVENVTNAMLEAGEPDRYKGTHGYHPWHNDYTTTAIFAGPDIIVDQVLDLDVDLTDEGPTMAKLLDLEFDTPVDGHVMAAIFKD; encoded by the coding sequence ATGGCAAAGCACGCAATTGTGATTTCGCTTGACTCATTAGGTTTTGCGGATTTGCGAGACCGACTACAATTTTTGCCCAATTTAGCAGCACTGGTCAAGCAGGGTACCTGGGTCAAAGAGGTCAAGGGCGTTTATCCATCAATTACCTATCCATCGCATACATCGATTATCACGGGGACCTATCCGAAAACACACGGGATTGTGAATGCGACTCTGATGCAACCTGAACGGATTTCTCCAGATTGGTACTGGTATGCCAAGGATATTAAAGTGCCAACGGTCTATGATTTAGCCCAAGCGGCCGGGTTGAAGACGGCGGCGTTTTTGTGGCCTGTGACGGCCGGCGCAAAAATCAACTGGAATATTGCTGAAATTTTCCCCAATCGTATTTGGACAAATCAAGTGACCACCTCACTGAAGGCCAGTTCACCCTTATTTTTGCTTGGTATGGATCGTAAGTTTGGTCACTTGCGACAAGGGATTGAACAGCCAGCGTTAGATAATTTCATTACGGCTGCGGCGGTTGATACCATTATCCGAAAAAAGCCCAATTTAACCTTGATTCATCTGGTGGACATGGATAATCACCGTCATCGTTATGGCGTGCGTTCGCAACAGGCGATCGATGCCTTGGATCGGTTAGACAAACATGTTGGTGAATTGGTGGCCGCGGCCAAAGAGGCGGGGATCTATGCTGACACGAACTTTATGATTCTGGGGGATCACTATCAATTAAACGTTGATAAGATGATTCACCTGAATATGATTTTTGCCGATCGCGGTTGGTTGAAGAGCACGCGTAATGGTCGGGTTAACCGGCATTGGCGCGTGATTGCTAAACATGCCGATGGCGCAGCGTATATCTATGTAAGAGATTCTAGTTTAGTGGATGAAGTTCGCCAAGCAATCAAGCCAGTCAAAGGTGTCAAGACCGTCTTTGAGCATGCCGAAATTGCCGAGTTTGGGGCAGATACAAATGCAACTTTCATGGTTGAAGCGGCAGATCGGTACTTCTTTACGGATGAAACTGATCGACCAAATGTTGTGGAAAATGTCACCAATGCGATGCTGGAAGCTGGTGAACCTGATCGTTATAAGGGGACCCATGGTTATCATCCTTGGCATAATGACTATACGACAACGGCGATTTTTGCGGGTCCCGATATTATCGTTGATCAAGTCTTAGATTTAGACGTCGATTTAACCGATGAGGGCCCAACGATGGCTAAATTACTGGACTTAGAATTTGACACGCCCGTTGATGGTCACGTGATGGCCGCCATTTTTAAGGATTAA
- a CDS encoding DegV family protein produces MKVAIVTDSTSYLTEAEIAKYDIKIVPMPFILKDKIYKEGVDVTTAEYYAMLSESDSFPTTSQPSVGEMMALYEELRDEGYEAVISIHLASTISGFVSNVASLEGSIEGLDIYAYDSKITVRLMGNLVLKAAQMAAAGKTPAEILPVLDELRDTIDEYFVVDDLQNLVRGGRLSNAGALIGAVLKVKPILTFDNNTNHIVPFEKVRSMKKALKRTEELFNEALAKADYPVRAIVIHANNEAGGRAFQAEVQAQHPDIPVDLSYFGPVIGTHLGQGAIGLTWMRDIDSL; encoded by the coding sequence ATGAAGGTCGCCATTGTGACTGATTCGACATCATATTTGACAGAAGCAGAAATTGCGAAATATGATATTAAAATTGTACCAATGCCGTTTATCTTGAAAGACAAGATTTATAAAGAAGGGGTGGACGTCACGACTGCAGAGTATTATGCCATGCTGTCGGAATCGGATAGTTTCCCCACCACATCACAACCATCTGTTGGTGAGATGATGGCATTATACGAAGAACTCAGGGATGAAGGCTATGAAGCGGTGATTTCAATTCATTTGGCTTCAACAATCTCTGGCTTTGTTTCCAATGTGGCCTCATTGGAAGGCAGCATTGAGGGCCTGGATATCTACGCCTATGATTCAAAAATCACGGTGCGGTTAATGGGTAATTTAGTTTTGAAGGCCGCGCAAATGGCGGCCGCCGGTAAAACACCTGCTGAAATTTTGCCGGTTTTGGACGAATTACGGGACACCATCGATGAGTATTTTGTCGTCGACGATTTGCAAAATTTGGTGCGTGGTGGGCGCTTATCCAATGCTGGTGCGCTGATTGGCGCGGTGTTGAAAGTTAAGCCTATCTTGACCTTTGACAACAATACCAATCATATCGTGCCTTTCGAAAAGGTCCGTTCAATGAAAAAAGCCTTGAAACGGACAGAAGAATTATTTAATGAGGCCTTGGCTAAAGCCGATTATCCGGTGCGGGCGATTGTCATTCATGCCAATAATGAGGCTGGTGGTCGCGCTTTTCAAGCTGAGGTACAAGCGCAACATCCTGATATTCCGGTTGATTTGTCATACTTTGGTCCAGTCATTGGTACCCATTTGGGACAAGGTGCAATTGGCTTAACTTGGATGCGCGATATTGATTCACTGTAA